TCTACCACCGTAAAGATTATGTTATTATGGTTTATAGTTCCATCCCCTCCGGTAAGATCGCTGAAACGCGAAAAAATAGAGGTTTTGTCGGCCATCATATGGCCCATCCCCCGACCATCAATAACTGTCGCCCCCGGAATACCCTCCTCATAAAATTTTGATAATATTGGTCTGACAAAATCCGGATTTTCTATTACGGCTAAAATCAGTTCCATTCAGATCCCTCCTCTCCTTTTTTATCGCTTTTTTTAACCAGGGAGTTTTCTTAAACCAGGCAGCATTATGATCATTTTTCTCCAGATATTTGCTTTTCGGCGGCATTACTCCTGTTGGACAGACAGCTATACCCTGCTCTGGCTTTAGCTTAAAACCGGCTTCTATTGTCTGATCATCTGCCAGTCTGCATACAGCTGATCCTGCCTGAATTCGGGGAAAATGTATTCAAAATCGCCAACCTCCCTGTTTCATCCTGCTCATATTCTGAAATCAACATATCAGCCGAGTTATTTTTTTATCATTATATCACATAATCGTCTTGATATCAGGGTTTTTGGACGAGTTTCCCTGGCCTGTCGTTTGCAAGGTTAAATGCACTGTTTTTTGTTGTTTT
The sequence above is drawn from the Halarsenatibacter silvermanii genome and encodes:
- a CDS encoding P-II family nitrogen regulator; protein product: MELILAVIENPDFVRPILSKFYEEGIPGATVIDGRGMGHMMADKTSIFSRFSDLTGGDGTINHNNIIFTVVEEEKVDKTFEIIEEEIGNLEEPDTGLVLSAPVNKISGFGTLLE